The following is a genomic window from Chloroflexota bacterium.
GGAGTAGCGAAATTGATGTGATCGGCGCTGCGGTTCCGGCCCGTGGAGAAAGTGGGCAAGTAGGCCGCGCGCTGTTGAGGTTCTACTTGGATTCTACCGGGAGCAGATGCCTATGGCCGATCGCGCACAATTGGAAGCCCAATTCCACAAGCACGGGCTCCACGATTTTCGCTGGATTGACCCGGCGGAGATCGTCGTAGCCGAGTGGGTTCGGATGAAATGCGCCTACGGGTGCGACAGTTTTGGACGCCGCGCCTCCTGTCCGCCGAATCTGCCATCGGTCGCCGAGTGCCGCCAGTTCATCCGCGAGTATACGATGGCCGCCGTGTTTCATTTCGCGAAGGCCGTGGACAAGCCAGAGGACAGGTGGCCGTGGGGGCGGGAGGTCGGTCGCGTGCTCATGGGCCTGGAGCGCGCCGTGTTCCTCGCGGGGTATCCTAAGGCGTTCCTGCTGCTCGCGACGCCATGCTCGTTATGCGGGACCTGCGCCAGCGTCCGCGCCGAGTGCAAGCACCCGAAACTCGCCCGCCCCACGCCGGAAGGCATGGCCATAGATGTGTTTACCACGGTGCACAAGATCGGCCTTCCCATTGAGGTCCTCTCGGACTACACCCAGACGATGAATCGGTACGCGTTTCTGTTCGTGGAGTAGCCGGCAAGCGCTCGGACACGCATCGCGCAAACAATCGCGCCAATCAACAACTCACCAGGGAGAAAAGACGATGACGTTCGCAAACTACGTGGAACTATACCTCTTGACGTTCGTTGCGTTCCTGGCCATTGACGGCGTGTGGCTGGGGGTGGTGGCGCGTAACCTGTACAGTAAGTACCTAGGCTACCTGATGACCCCGAAGACGGTATGGCCCGCGGCGATTCTGTTCTATCTACTGTACGTCGTGGGCGTGCTCGTCTTTGCGGTGCTGCCCGGGCTGGAGGCTGAGTCGTTGGGCAGGGCGGCGCTGCTGGGAGCGCTCCTGGGCCTCATCGCCTACGCGACCTACGACCTGACCAACCTGGCGACGGTCAAGGATTGGCCTGTGCTGATCACCGTCATAGACCTGGCCTGGGGCACGGTGCTGACGGCTGCCGTCTCGGCCATCGGCTACCTCATCGGGCGGTGGGTGGGGTAGAGACCGTGCGCACTGCCCACACCCGTCGCCCGATCCTCAAGGGTGATAGCCCATGCCCGATGTGATCACCCTGGGCGAGATCCTGGTGGATTTCGTCGCGACCGTGTCGGGGGTGTCTCTGGAAGATGCTCCCGCCTTCAAGAAGGCGCCGGGCGGCGCGCCGGCCAACGTCGCGGCGGCGCTGGTCCGGTTGGGGGTGTCGGCTGGGTTCATGGGCAAGGTGGGCGACGACCCCTTTGGCCGCTTCCTCGTGCGCACGCTTCGCGCCCTCGGCGTGGACACGACGGCCGTGCGCTGGTGCGGCGTGGACACGACGGCCGTGCGCTGGTGCGGCGAGGCGCGCACGGCCCTCGCGTTTGTCTCGCTGCGCGCCGACGGCGAGCGCGACTTCATGTTCTACCGCCACCCCAGCGCCGACATGCTCTACAGTCCCGACGAAGTGGATCGCGCCTACATTCGCGGCGCGAAGGTGTTCCACTTCGGCTCCATCAGCCTCATCGGCGAGCCGTCGCGCAGCGCGACGCTTCTCGCGGCGCAAACGGCCCGAGACGCCGGCCTGGTGGTCTCCTACGATCCCAACCTGCGGCTGACCCTGTGGCCCAGCGCCGACGCGGCGAGGGAAGGAATCCTACAGGGTTGGCGTCTGGCGCATGTGGTCAAGGTCAGCGAGGAGGAACGAACGTTCCTGGGCGGCGAAGGAGCCGAGGCCGCGCGGCACCTGTGGCACGAAGGCTTGCGCCTGTTGGTGATTACGCGCGGGCGGGCGGGGTGCTCATACGTAACCCCCGCTACGCGCGGCGATGTTCCGGGCTTCTCGGTGCGCACCGTGGATACGACCGGCGCGGGCGATGGCTTTGTCGCGGGGATGCTGAAGGGCCTGTTGCAGACGCCGCACGCATGGGATGACGAGGCGCGCCTGCGGGAGGTGCTCCGCTACGCCAACGCCGTCGGCGCGCTGGCAACCACCCGTCGCGGGGCCATTCCGGCTATGCCCACGCCGAGGCAGGTGGAGCGACTCATGGGAGGCCGCCGGTGATTCCGGGCTTGGCCCGGTGTCATTGCGCCGGCGGCGCGGGGCTGAACCCCCGCGCTGAAGGAACGAAGCCCCTTTGGGGCTGGTCCCAGCCCGCAGGGCTTTGCACGTTCAGCCCGAGGCTTCGGCCTCGGGCGGGGCGGGCGGGCCACCGCTGCGCGGGGCTGAACCCCCGCGCTGAAGGAACGAAGCCCCTTCGGGGCTGGTCCCAGCCCGCAGGGCTTTGCGCGTTTAGCCCGAGGCTTCAGACTCGGGCGGCGTGGCGCAGGCCCCCCAACCCTATTCGCACGGATTCGCGCGATTCGTGATTGCAACTGCATCAACTGGCAAGTGGCCGCATAAGTTGGAAAGTCCCCTCGCGTGGATCCAACGTGCGACGCACCTCCGAGGTGCGTCGCACGTTCCCCATTCGCGTGGATTCGCGCGATTCGCAGTTACAATCCTGCCCGACTCTGATTCTTGACACAATCCCCAACCCGTGGTACACTTTTTGCACTGGAATAGACTAGAGGCGATGACCAGGACGAGTACCCGGATGCCGGGCGTCAGGGAGAGGGGGTCGCTGACTGGAAGCCCCCTTCGCTACGGGCCGAGGGAAAACCCCCTGCGAGCCGGCGCCTGAACGCGATGCCGCAAGTAAGGCCGCCCGGGAAGCCCCGTTATCGGCGCAATGAGATGGGAGCGTGCGCTCTCAACCTTGGGTGGAACCGCGAGACGACCCCTCGCCCCTTGGGCGTGGGGTTTTTGTTTGGTTGCAAGCCGTCAGCCCTCGGCGATCAGGCGTCACCACAGCCGGGGCTGAAGGCTGATTGCTGACTGCTGACTGCTAGAGGCTGAAAGCGAGGAGGAGAGAGATGGAAGACGAGCACATGGACGAGCACAGCGAACTGGATCGGATGCGCCATTCGGCATCGCACGTCATGGCCCAGGCCGTGATGGACCTGATTCCGGGCGCGAAACTGGCCATCGGCCCCGCCATTGAGGATGGCTTCTACTACGATTTTGACCTGCCCAGGCCGCTGACCCCGGAGGACCTGGAGCAGATTGAGGCGCGCATGCGCGAGGCCATCCGCGCCGATTATCCCTTCGTGCGCCGCGTGGTCAGCCGCAGCGAGGCCGAGGCCATGTTCGCCGACCAGCCGTACAAACTGGAGATCATCCGCGAATTGCCCGAAGACGCGGTCATCTCCACCTACACCCACGACGGGTTCACGGACCTGTGCGCGGGGCCGCACGTGGCCAGCACCGGCCAGATCAACCCCGATGGGGTCAAACTGCTGAGCGTGGCGGGGGCCTACTGGCGCGGCGACGAGAAGCGCCCCATGCTCCAGCGCATCTACGGCACGGCCTGGCCGACCAAAGAGGAGTTGGATGCCTATCTGGCCAAACTGGCCGAGATTGAGCGGCGCGATCATCGCAAACTGGGCAAGCAACTGGATCTGTACAGTTTCCATGAGATCGGCGGGGCAGGTTTGGCCTACTGGCACCCCAAGGGTGCGCGCATCCGCAGCATCATTGAGCAGTTCTGGCGCGAGGAGCACTTCCGCCGCGGCTACGAAATCCTGTACACGCCCCACATCGGGCGCGTGGACCTGTGGAAGATCAGCGGCCACTGGGATTTCTACCGCGAAAACATGTACTCGCCCATGGACATTGAGGGCCAGGAGTACCTACTCAAGCCGATGAACTGCCCCTTCGCCGTGCTCATCTACAAGACGCAGACGCGATCGTACCGCGACCTGCCGTTGCGCTGGGGCGAGTTGGGCACGGTGTACCGCTACGAACGGTCGGGCGTGCTGCACGGGATGCTGCGCGTGCGTGGGTTCACCCAGGACGATGCGCACATCTTCTGCCGCCCGGACCAACTGGAGGACGAGATCGTCGGCGTGATCAACCTGGCCCAGTTCATGCTCAAGACGTTCGGCTACGACGAGTATGTGGTTGAACTCTCGGTGCGCGACCCGCAGAACAAGGCCAAGTACGTTGGCTCGGACGAGAACTGGGTTCTGGCCGAGCAGGCGCTGCTGCGCGCGCTGGAGCGCGAGAGGCTGGAGTTCACGCGGATGGAGGGCGAGGCCAAGTTCTACGGGCCGGCCATTGACATCAAGATGAAGGATGCCCTGGGCCGCGCTTGGCAGGGGCCGACCATCCAGGTGGACTTCAACTTCCCGGAGCGGTTTGACCTGACCTACGTGGGCGAGGACGGCCAGCCGCACCGTCCCGTCATGGTGCACCGCACGGTGCTCGGCTCCATGGAGCGGTTCGTGGCGGGTCTGGTGGAGCAGTATGCGGGGGCGTTCCCGGTATGGCTTGCGCCGGTGCAGGCGGTGCTCATCCCCATCGCCGACCGCCACAACGCCTACGCGCGCGACGTGGCGCAGCGCCTCAAGGATGCCGGCTACCGCGTCGTTGTGGACGACTCCAGCGAGCGGATGAACGCCAAGATTCGCAAGGCGCAGTTGGACAAGGTGCCCTACATGCTCATCATCGGTGACCGCGAGATGGAAGCAGGCGCGGTGGCCGTCCGCAAGCGCACGGGCGAGGACCTGAAGGCGAAGCCGCTGGACGAGTTCATGGCGATGATCGCCGAGGACGTGCGGAGCAAGGCGATCTGGTAGGGCGGGGCTTGCGGGAATCCATGTGCGACATTGCGGATGCTCTCGTACCCCATGCAACCTATGTAGCAGGCATCGCGCAGCGGGTTTGCATTTCCTTGCGCGGGCTGCCGGGGCCTGCCCTGGTGAAGCGGACGCTCCAACCTGTGGCTGTGGTTTCCACCCCCTTCAGAGAGATACGCAGTGAGTGACGGCGTCCTTGACATTCGGATCGTCATAGAGGCAATTCCCTGTCTCATTGGTGTGCTCCTCTTGTGGAAGGTGATGTTCCCCACCTCGGGGGACGCCCAAGCAAAAGCAAGGACGAATCCGCCGACGGTTTCAGTAGTCGTGCCGACAAGGAACGAGGAGGAGCGGATAGGGCCGCTGTTGGAGTCCCTGCGGCGCCAGACGGTGAGGCCGCACCAGGTGATCGTCGTGGACGATGAGTCTTCCGACGACACTCGCGACTTGGCACAAAGAGCGGGCGCAGTGGTCATCGCAGGCAAGCCGCTGCCGGAGGGATGGCTTGGCAAGACCTGGGCGTGCTGGCAAGGCGCGCAGGCAAGCACGGGGGATGTGTTGCTGTTCTTGGATGCCGACACATGGCTGGAACCCGATGGGATTGCGCGGCTGTTGGACCTGTACGAAGGGCAAGGATTGCTGACGCTGCAGCCATACCATGTAACGGAGGAGGCCTACGAACAGATGTCGGCCTTCTTCAATCTGATTACCATGGCATCGGTGGGGGCTTTCACGCCGTTGGGCAACCGTATCAGGCCGGGCGGAGCCTTCGGCCCTTGTGCGCTCTGCAGCAGGGAATCGTACTTTCGGGTGGGAGGACACCGGACGGTTCGTGGGCAAGTGTTGGAGCACGTCCATCTTGCGAAAGAGTTTCTGCGGCACGGGCTGCCGGTGCGATGCTACGCGGGGCGGGGCATAATCTCGTTCCGAATGTATAGCCAGGGATGGCAGCAACTTGTGGAGGGGTGGAGCAAGAGCATGGGCTACGGCGCATTCTCTGTGAACCCCGTTTTCTCCATCCTGGCAGCGGTGTGGATCTCAGGTTGCTTTGGCGCGTTGTCCACGCTGCTGAGGTCGCTCTGGTCGGTGTCGCCCATGTGGGTTGGGCCGGTCGTGTACGCACTGTATGCTGCGACGACTTGGCGGATGCTGAAGGGCATCGGCCGGTTCAAGGGGTGGGCCTCGGTTCTGTTCCCTCTTCCGTTGGCCTTCTTCGCGCTCGTCGTGGCCCGCTCGCTAGTCCTGACCTACCTTGTCCGCCGCGTTGCATGGAGAGGGCGCGTGATTCGCACAAGCGGAAGGAGATGACCCTTGCCAGTGATTGATTTGCCGATAGGATGGACAGTTGTCCTGGACAGCATCGCTTGGGCAATCCTTCAGCCTTCCATCGCGTACCTGGCGATTCGGCTGCCGGATTCCGTACTCGGCGCCGACCAGTGGCTTTATCGCACGCGGGCATGGGAGCGCGGCGGAAGCATCTATGAGAAACTGTTCCGCGTCAAGGCGTGGAAGTCCTGGCTCCCGTCGGGAGGGCCCGTATTTCGCGGCGGGTTCTCCATGCGGCGCATCGTCTCGCACGATACGGAGTATCTGCGGCGATGGGTGAAGGAAACGTGTCGCGCTGAATTGACGCACTACATCGCGCTCGCCTCGTCGGTGCTGTTCTTCCTGTGGAATCCCCTGTGGCTGGCGCTTGTCATGGTGCTTTACGCTGTGATTACCAACGTGCCGTGCATCATCGTCCAGCGGTACAATCGGCCGTATTTTGTGCGGCTGCTGTCCGTCCGAGACAGTTCCGCTGACCAGCCGGTTCTGGCTGGCGCAGGCCCGATGAGGGCCGCTAGACCGCATTAGTGTCTGACGCGGCGCCGACTTCAGCCTTCGCCTTGCGCCCCGCTGCATGTGGCGTGGACGTATCGCTGCGTCCACGGGCAGGCGGCGATGCACGCGCCGCAGATGCCGATGCTCGGCTCCGCGCCGATGGCCGGGGCGAATTGCCGCGTCGTGCGGTAGCAGGCGTCGGGGTCCACCAGCGCCTCGCGGGGGAGTCCCGCGCGCCACAGCCCACCCGCGATGGCCCCGCCCGGGCACGCCTCCACGCAGGCCGTGCACGCCCCGCAGCGGCTGGCGTCCACGGGCGCGGCGGGGTTCAGCGGCGCGTCGGTGAGCACGGTGATGAGCCGCACCGCCGAGCCGTAGCGTTCGGTGATGAGGAGCGCGCAGCGGCCGATCCAGCCCAGGCCGGCGCGGGTGGCGACGGTCTTGTGGGGCAGGGGCGTGTCGTAGTGGCCGAACTCCACGCCTGCCACGGTGGCCGCGCCGAACGCCGCCCGGAATCCGCGGGCGCGCAGGGCGTCGGCAGCCGCCTGCGCCAGGTTGCCCAGGAGCGCGTTCGCCCGATGGTACTCCTGCAGGTAGGCGCGGGTGGGGCCGTGGCGGATTCCGGCCACGACAGCGGGGTCCAGCGCGACCGCGATGGACACGGCACGGGGGAATCCCTTCCGGGCCTCCGGGGGAATCTCGGCGAGGTCGGCGAATCCCACCAGCGCCGCGCCACGGCGAAGGAGCAGTCCTTCCAGTTCTACGCCCAGCGCGCGATCTTCCGCCGTCATGGTGTGGGACACGCGAATGTCCGCGCTCAATCCAGAAAGATCTTCCCCGGATTGAGGATGCCGTTGGGGTCAAACAGGCGCTTGATCTCGCGCATGACGGCCACCGCAGGCCCGTGCTCCAGTTCCAGGAACTCGCGCTTGCCCAGCCCGATGCCGTGCTCGCCGGTGCACGTCCCGCCCACCTCCACCGCCCAGCGGATGAGTTCGGCGTGGACCTGGTGGGCGCGCTCCGGCTCGCCGGGGACGTCGCGGCGGGCGATGGTGTCGGTGTGCACGTTGCCGTCGCCCGCGTGGCCGAAGGTGCACACGCGGATGCCGTACTTCTCGCCCAGCGCGTGGGCCTGGGCCACAGCGTCGGAGTATTTGGAGATGGGCACGACGATGTCGCCGATGGTAACGACGCAGTCGCGGTTCAGTTCCTTGACGGCCATGTGGGCCTGGCTGCGCGCCTGCCAGACCTGCTCGCGCTCTTCGGCAGTGGTGGCGGGCCGATACAGGGTGCACCCGCACTCGGCGGCGATCTCCTTCACTGTTTCCACGTCCTCGCGCACGCTGGCGGGCGTGCCGTGGAACTCCATGACCAGCATGGGCGATTCGGGCAGGTCCAGGTGGCAGTAGCGGTTGGCGAAGGCGACGGTCTCGGCGTCCATGAGTTCCATAGCACCGGGGACGATGCCCGCGGCGATGATCTGCGACGCGGCGCGGGCGGCGTCCTGCACCGTGGGGAACACGGCCAGCGCGGCGGACTTTTCGGGGATGGCGCGGAGTTTCAGCGTAACCTCGGTGATGATGCCCAGGGTGCCCTCGCTGCCCACGAACAGCCGCACCAGGTCGTACCCGCTGGCGGTCTTGGCGGTCTGCGAGCCGATCTTCAGGATGCGCCCGTCGGCCAGCACGACGCGGAGTTGCAGCACGTAGTCGCGGGTAACGCCGTAGCGGAAGGCGTGCATCCCGCCGGAGCCGTTGTTGACCATCCCGCCGATGGTGGCCACGTCGTGGCTGGCGGGCGCGGGCGGGTACATGAGGCCGTAGCGGGCCAGTTGCCGGTTCAGTTCGTCGTACACGATGCCCGGCTGCACGACACAGAGCATGTCCTCGGGGCGCACTTCCAGGATCTTCGTCCAGCGGTAGAAGCACAGCACGATGCCGCCGAACACGGGGATGGGGTTGCCGTCCAGCGACGACCCGCCGGAGCGGGCGGTTACGGGGATGCGGTGCTGGTTGGCGTAGGCCAGGATGCGGCTGATCTGTGCCTCGTTTTCGGGCCAGACGACGTAGTCGGGCAGGTGGGGCGGGTGGTGCGACTCGTCCAGCGAGTGGGCCTCGCGGTCGGCCTGGGTTACCGAGACGTTGTCGGCGCCCACGACGGAGCGCAGGAATTCCAGCGTCGGATCGGACATGGCGAACCTCCTGTACGGGTATGCGTCCACGAATCCCGCAACTGGGACGAATGCATGGGGGATTGTAGCACGGGGCGCGGCGCGAGGCAAGGGGGAGGGGGAGGCGCTGCCAGCCCCGCGGCGCGCCGCATTTGTCCTGCGCCCCCACCTCTGCTACAATTCCCCCTCGGAATCTCTGTACTGCGAGGCGGCCTATGCAAAAGAAGCCCAACATCCGATTCGTTACCCAAGTCCCCACAGGAGGAGGCAAAATGTCCCGCAAACTCGGCCCGCTGGCCATCGTCCTGCTCGTGCTGCTCATCATCCTGGCGTCGTCCGGCTTCGTGCGCGTGGTGGACGCGGGCGAGGCGTGCGCCATCACCACGTTCGGCGACATTAGCGGCGTTGCCAGGCCGGGCCTGCACTTCCGCATCCCCATCGCCCAACAGTTCAACTGCTACAGCACCCGCGGCATGGTCTATGAGACCTCGCGCGAACCCGGCGAGAGCCGTGCCGATTTCCGCGACGTCTTCGTGGACGCGCAGACTTCCGACGGCCAGCCCATCACCGTAACCTTCAGCGTGCGCTTCTACGTGCCCGTGCAGAACATCCGCGACGTGTACGCCAAGGTGGGCGAGAACATGACCATGGTTACCGAGCGCGTCGTGAAGTTCCACGCTCGCAGCGTGGTGCGCCTCACCATGCAGCGCTATCCCGCGCAGCAACTGTACAGCGGCGACGTGTTCAACGTAGAAGCCGACATCGCCGAGCGCCTTCAGGCTCTGTTCGCCGAGAAGGGCGTGATCCTGGACAGTTTTGCCCTCCGCAAGATCGCCTTTGATGACGATTACATTGCTGCCATTGAACAGCAGCAGATCGCCCAGGAGCAGATAGAGACCGCCCGCTACCAGGCTCAGGCCGCCACGTACCAGGCGGAGAAGATGGTGGAACTGGCGAAGGGCGAGGCGCAGGCGGAGATTGAGCGGGCCAAGGGCGACGCCCAGGCGGAGATTGAGCGCGCTCGCGGCGATGCCCAGGCCATTGAGGAGCGCGGCAAGGCCCTGGACAAGTACCCGCAAATCCTGCAACTGGAGTTCATCAAGCAGTTGACCGGCGTCAGTTGGGGCATCTTGCCCAGCGAAGGGCTGACCCCGCTCATCGCGCTGCCCACGCCGCCTGCCCCGCAACCGTAGGGTGCGATTGCGCCGCCGAGACGCGGGCGCGCAACGGCAGGGAACGAAACCAGCAGGGGCGATCCACCAGTCGCCCCTGCGTAGAGGAGGGTACTCCGCTTTGACCCCCAGGTCGCGGGCAAGAGCCTTAGAATGGGGCCTGTTGCTTCTGGTTGTGGCCGTCGCCGCCGCGCTCCGTTTCGCCTGGCTGGGCGACCTCCCGCCTGGCCTGTACCGCGACGAGGCGTACAACGGCCTGGACGCCGTGGAGGTGCTGCGCGGCACGACGCCGGTATTCTTTGAAGCGAACAACGGCCGTGAGCCGCTGTTTATCTACCTGGTCGCGGGGGCGGTGGCCCTCCTGGGGCGGACTCCCGTCGCCATCCGCATCGTCGCGGCCATCCTCGGCACGCTCACCGTGCCCGCCGCCTACCTGCTGTTCCGTGCGCTCTACGGTCGCAACGTCGCACTGCTGGGGGCGGCGGTGCTGGCCATCACCGTCTGGCCCATCCAACTGAGCCGCATCGGGTTCCGCGCCGTGGCGCTGCCCCTGTTCACCGCGCTGGCGCTGTGGCAACTGTGGGCGGCGGTGTGCACGGGCAAGGGATGGCGGTTCGCCGTGGCGGGGGCGCTGTACGGCGCGAGTTTCTACACCTACCTGGCGGCGCGCTTCACGCCGCTGGCCCTGCTGGCGTGGCTGGCTCTGCGCGGCAGGCGGCATGCCCCGCCCATCCGCTGGCGGAGCCTGCTCATCTTCGCGGCGTCGGCCCTTGTCATCCTGTCGCCGCTGGCCGCCTACGTGGGCGGGCACTGGGCATCGTTCACCGAGCGGGCAGGGCAGGTCTCGGTGTTCAACCCGGCCATCAACGGCGGGGACTTGTGGGGGACCCTCGCCCGTCATGCCATCAAGGTGGCCGCCATGTTCAACGTGCGGGGCGATTTCATCCCCCGCCACAACGTGCCCTTCCGCCCCGTGTTTGACCCCCTGCTGGGCGCGGTGTTCATCCTGGGCGTCGCCGTCGCCATCGCCCGCCGCAGCGAAGCGGACCGACTCGTGCTGCTGTGGGTTGGGGTCATGCTGGGGCCCACGCTATTGGCCGAAGACGCGCCGCATTTCCTGCGTGGCGTCGGCATCCTACCGGTGCTGTTTGCCTTCCCCGCACTGGGGTTGCACTGGCTGGGCGAGACCCTGAATCGGCGCACGTCGCGGGGCCTGGCCGCTCTTGTGCTGGCCGGCCTGCTGGCAGGCGGCCTGGCGTTCACCGTGCGCGACTACTTCGTGCGCTACGCCCGTGACCCGGGCACTGCCTACGCCTTTGAGGCCGGGCCGGCCCAACTGGCCGCGGAGACGAACGCCTACCTCGGCGCGGGTTGGCAGGGGGGCTGGACGGCCCCGCCGGGCGCGGTGGCCGGCGACCGCACGGTTTACCTGGCGCGCCGCCTGTGGGACACGTGGCCCAGCCTGCGATTTCTCCTGGCCGACGCGGGCGCGGTGCGCGTGCTGGGTGGGGCAGAATCCGCCGCGGCCGCTTCGCACGTAAGGCTGGTGGTCTGGCCCTACGAGTCCTACGCGGAGCACCTGCGCCTTCTGCCCGCCGGCAGCGCCATCCGCGCGACGCCCGGCCCGCTAGAACGCGGAGACCTGGACAAGGAGCCGCGCCTGGTGAACATCACGATTGACGCGCGCCCTGCGTCGGAGCGGGACGCGCTCCCCACCGCGCCCGACGCGGTGGTGGGCGAGCGGTTCCGGCTGGCGGGCGCCGAACTGAGTCCGTCCGGCAACCGCCTGACAGTTACGCTCCTGTGGGAATGCCTGAACCCCACCGCCGCCAACTACGTGGTCTTCGTCCACGTGGAGCAGGTCGGGCTTCCTGTGAGCACTGGCGATGGCCCCGCCGCCGACGGCTACTACCCAACGCATTTCTGGCGGGCCGGAGATTGGATTGTAGACCGACATGTGGTAGAATTGGCGCGGCCCTTTGATCCCACGCAAGACAGGGTCGTGGTGGGCATGTACGAGTTCCCATCGCTCCAGCGGCTGCCTGTGGCCGACCGCGTAGGCGCGCCGCTGGGCGACGGCGTCATCCTTTATCCCTGATTTCAGGAGGCAATTGGCATGATTCGTCGCACAACGCTCCATGCATTGATGATCGCCGCATTCCTGGTGGCGCTGGTCCCGCTGCCTGTGCTGGCGGCCCCGCCGTCGCAGGACGCGTGTCCTGGCAACCTGCTGGCCAACCCGGGATTTGAGCAGGGGTTCAGCGCGCGCGGCGCTGGCGAGGTGGAAGTCGCCAATGGATGGGAGCCCTGGTGGATCAACGGGAGTCCCGCCGAGACCGAACAGGGCTTCCTGCGCCGGCCGGAGTACAAGCCGGAGAACGCCCACATCTTTGGGATGCGCCGCGTGCACTCGGGCGTGTTCGCGCAGAAGTGGTTCACGACCTACGCCACCCATACCGGCGGCATCTTCCAGCGCGTCAGCGTGCCTGCGGGGAGTGTGGCAACCTTCTCCGCGTGGGTGCAGGTGTGGAGCAGCCAGGACCCCAATCCGGACGCCGTGGTGGAACCGGGCAACTACCGCGTGTCCATCGGCATTGACCCCACCGGCGGGACCAACGCCGCGGCGGGCACGGTGGTCTGGTCCGACGAGGTGATGCAGTACAACACGTGGATCAAACTCCAGGTGCAGGCCAAAGCCCAAGCCAACGCCATCACCGTCTTCCTGCGGGGGCGCAACGAGTATCGCGTCAAGTTCAACGATTCCTATTGGGACGACACCTGCCTGACCATCGTCCGCCCCACGCCCAAAGCGACGAATACGCCCAAGGCCACCAACACGCCCAAGGCGACCAACACCCCTACCAATACCCCTACGCCTACCGCGACCGCCACGCCCGTCG
Proteins encoded in this region:
- a CDS encoding glycosyltransferase family 39 protein, whose amino-acid sequence is MLLVVAVAAALRFAWLGDLPPGLYRDEAYNGLDAVEVLRGTTPVFFEANNGREPLFIYLVAGAVALLGRTPVAIRIVAAILGTLTVPAAYLLFRALYGRNVALLGAAVLAITVWPIQLSRIGFRAVALPLFTALALWQLWAAVCTGKGWRFAVAGALYGASFYTYLAARFTPLALLAWLALRGRRHAPPIRWRSLLIFAASALVILSPLAAYVGGHWASFTERAGQVSVFNPAINGGDLWGTLARHAIKVAAMFNVRGDFIPRHNVPFRPVFDPLLGAVFILGVAVAIARRSEADRLVLLWVGVMLGPTLLAEDAPHFLRGVGILPVLFAFPALGLHWLGETLNRRTSRGLAALVLAGLLAGGLAFTVRDYFVRYARDPGTAYAFEAGPAQLAAETNAYLGAGWQGGWTAPPGAVAGDRTVYLARRLWDTWPSLRFLLADAGAVRVLGGAESAAAASHVRLVVWPYESYAEHLRLLPAGSAIRATPGPLERGDLDKEPRLVNITIDARPASERDALPTAPDAVVGERFRLAGAELSPSGNRLTVTLLWECLNPTAANYVVFVHVEQVGLPVSTGDGPAADGYYPTHFWRAGDWIVDRHVVELARPFDPTQDRVVVGMYEFPSLQRLPVADRVGAPLGDGVILYP